The Triticum aestivum cultivar Chinese Spring chromosome 5A, IWGSC CS RefSeq v2.1, whole genome shotgun sequence genomic sequence GACAAATTGATTAGCCAAAGTGACATCGCTTTATAAAGCCTCTTTACCAATCGCCGAAACTTTCGATCAACTACTGTTCACCTCCTGCAAGCTTTCTTCCCCCACGTGCACCCAACTAACTGTATGTACGGGGGCAGATGTTGGTGCATGCTGAATGGATCTCCTCAAAAGTTGAAACTAAAGCGACGTGTTGTAACGGTATATTCTGCAATCCAATGTCAGTCTGAAGCCTTGGGTTCAGAGATTTACTCTAACCTGACAAAAATTCTAAATTGCCACTTGAACCTGGTACGTTCGTGCAGTAGTGATTAAGCGGGAACGATTTTTTACCTGGGAGCTGCAGCTGGTGGCGCAGCGGGCGATCCGGGAGCAGATGGGCGCGGCGAGGGCGTCGAACTGGCGCTGGTCCAGGGCGTCCACGATCTCCTCCAGCTCGTCGATGAGCAGCACCTCCTTCTGGCAGTTGGTCACGGGCCACCGCCGGAGGATGCCCTCCACCACGGCGCCGGCCAGCCCCGGCTCCTTGTGCACGAACTGCAGCACGCAGTAGACGAGCTGGCGGTGGTAGGCGTGGAGCCACCGCGCGCGGTGCAGCGGCAGCAGCACCCGGAGCAGGAACCCGCGGTGCTCCTCCTTGAGCGGCACCGCGAAGCCGTTGATGATGCTGCCGCAGATCTCCAGCAGCTCCGCCACACCGCCGCCGCACTCGTGGACGGACGCCAGGAGGGCCGCCGACATGGAGCGGCGCATGAAGGCGCGCTCCGGGGTCAGCTTGGCGTAGAGCTGGTGGTACGCGGTCTTGAGCCGGTCGCGCTCGCGGGGGTCCTCGGAGGCGAAGAGCGCCAGGAGCGACGTGAGGAAGGGGCGGTCGACGTGGTTGCGGAGGGCCTTGGCGTCGGCCGCGGCGATGACGGCGAGGAGCACGTCGTAGACCGCCTGGAGGTGCGGCCACGACGGGAGCAGCGACGCCGAGGGGGCCTCCTCGTCAGCCGCCTCGGCGAGCACCGACGGGCAGCACGCCGGCGGCGGCATCGTGCGGAACAGGTTGGCGGCGAGCATCTTGACCAGCGCGACCATGACGAGGTGGTCCAGCCCGGGCGGCTGGTTCTTGCCGCTGGAGcgcacggcggcgagcacctcCTCGAGCCGCTCCAGCTTGGCGTCCCGCTcggcggcgtcgtcgtcgtccGCAAACGTGAAGACCCGGCAGCAGGAGGCGATCTTGTCGATGAGGCTCTCAGCCtcgggctccggctccggcggcggcagcttgttgccagccgccgcggccgccgcggcaAACACGAAGACGCCGTCGGGGTTGTCGAGCTGGAGCAGGTGCAGCAGCGTGGTGGACGTCCTCTTCTTCCTCGGCGGCGGCACCGTGGCGACGACCTCCACCTCGGCGCCCATCGGCCAGCACCCCctgagcagcgacgaggaccccacCTTGGCAGCGACGGCACGGCGCTATCAAGGGCGTCACGGGCGGAGAGACACCGCGGGCGGCAACTTAAAGAGGCCCGACTCAGCTCGAGGAAGGAGGAAGCCGCCAAGCGGTGGCGGTGGTTTCGCCGCCCGGACGGTCGCGCGCTCGGGAAACGCCGCGCGTTGGGGAGGACGTCCAGGGTGGTCGTTGGCGCCTAGCTGCTGGCCGCTGGCCGCGATGCTGCAGTCTACTTGAGCCCCAATCCAAGCTCTTCCTGGCTCGTCACGTCGCCACCTTTGTAGAGGTAGAGAGGTCGCGAGGGAGCGGCCCCGCGGGTACGCACGCTCGCACCATGGTGGTCGTCGCTTTATACGCGGGAGGCAGAACTGATGCGCCACCCTTGGCGCCGAGCGTCCTTGACACGTCCACGTCCACGTCCGGCCGGCACTGGCGTTGGCGAGGCCGTGATTCGCCCATGAACCCACAGCGCGCGGGCGGGCGGTGGATTCAGCCGGATCGGCACTGCTGCCTTGCCTGCTCGGCTGGTGCTGCCGCTGGGCATGTGATGGTGTGGCCGTGGTCCTCTTGGCTCACAGGCTCACAGGCGAGCTGGGGAGAGCATGCAAGAGCACGACGCAAACGGCAAATCCAATGTTGACCGTGTTAGACTGTattttttttttagcatcagtacagacacaagcgctcatatacacgcgcatacactcaccctatgaacgcacacacacaccctacccctatgagcacctccgagagactgagccggtatatcatcttgagatttacgaagtcaccgtaggcgcctcgttgtcgacggaaacgtctcctcccactgaaagcgtatcgccggaaatcctgaaataaatccaggaataatgcgagcaccaggatttgaaccctggtgggttggggctaccactgtccacctaaccaactcaaccacagagTGATTCGCTGTTAGACTGTATATGTATACGTAGGCTTGTTTATAGTAGACTTGTGTATACACCTTGTACTTGTATCCTTTGgtacttatatataatgagatagccgcaCCCCCAAGGGTGTCGAGCAGTTGCCCCAATATCCTGGTTTAACATGGTATCAGACTAGGGTTTCTTGTATCTTCCGCTGcaccccctcgcgccgccgccgatcatcgccgccgcctcgcccgatggcctccgccaaccccgccgccgcctcggcttcctcCACTGCTGGCGCGCCGGTCGCCCCTTCGTCGCCCTTCctcgcgtcccccccccccccccgctcgccaCGGCCTGGCGgcagccgccgctgcccgtcgaAGGCCATCTGCAGGGCGGGCAGGAGCAGGGCGGGCCaggcctgtgacgcccccgattcaatcgtacactaatcatgcacgcaaatgtgtacgatcaagatcagggactcacgggaagatatcacaacacaactctacaaataaaaataagtcatacaagcatcataatacaagccaggggccacgagggctcgaatacaagtgctcgatcatagacgagtcagcggaagcaacaatatctgagtacagacataagttaaacaagttgccataagatggctagcacaaactgggatacagatcgaaagaggcgcaggcctcctgcctgggatcctcctaaactactccaggtcgtcatcagcgggcagcacgtagtagtaggcacctccagtgtagtaggggtcgtcgtcgacggtggcgtctggctcctggactccagcatctggttgcgacaaccagaaagaaaggaaaggggggaaaaggggggagaaagcaaccgtgagtactcatccaaagtactcgcaagcaaggaactacactacatatgcatgggtatatgtgtaagaggccatatcggtggactgaactgcagaatgccagaataagaggggggtagctaatcctgtcgaagactacgcttctggtagcctccgtcttgcagcatatagaagagagtagattgtagtcctccaagtagcatctccaagtagtatctccaagcagcatctccagtagcatcgcatagcataatcctacccggcaatcctctcctcgtcgccctgcggaaaagcgatcaccgggttgtctgtggaacttggaagggtgtgttatattaagtatccggttctagttgtcataaggtcaaggtacaactccaagtcgtcctgttaccgaagatcacggctattcgaatagattaacttccctgcaggggtgcaccacataacccaacacgcttgatcccatttggccggccacactttcctgggtcatgcccggccgcgaaagatcaacacgtcgcagccccacctaggcacaacagagaggccagcacgccggtctaaacctaagcgcgcaggggtctgggcccatcgccctgagcacacctgcacgttgcgagggcggccggaagcagacctagcctagtaggcgttccagtccaatccggcgcgcgccgctccgtcgctgacatctgaagtgcttcggctgataccatgacgtcgggatacccataactactcccacgtagatggttagtgcgtataggctcgtagccgactcagatcaaataccaagatctcgttaagcgtgttaagtatccgcgaacgccgaacagggccaggcccacctgtctcctaggtggtctcaacctgccctgtcgctccgccacaaagtaacagtcgggggccgtcgggaacccaggcccacctctaccgggatggagccacctgtcctttcagccccctcgtcaaaatcacttgcgggtactcaatgagctgacccgactttagtcaccatctgtatagtatgtatgtatgtatagtatatacccgtgatcacctcccaagtgatcacagctcgatagtatagcaaggcagactgacaagaatgtagggccaatgatgataaactagcatcctatactaagcatttaggattgcaggtaaggtatcaacagatgtagcgacaatgtcaggctatgcatcagaataggattaacgaaagcagtaacatgctacactactctaatgcaagcagtatagaggagaataggcgatatctggtgatcaagggggggcttgcctggttgctctggcaagagagaggggtcgtcaactccgtagtcgaactcggtggcatcagcgtcggtctcgtagtctaccggagagaagagggggaagaaataatgaatacagagcaaacaaagcatcacaaaatataacaaggcaatacgcggtgttcggtgtgccctaacgcggtagtaggtgataccggtgaaggggggaaaacatccgggaaagtattcccggtgtttcgtgttttcgggcagaggagccggagggggaaagttgcgggttcgataggttagaggggtgtggcggacgaacggactgcgtatccggaatcgtctcgtcgttctgagcaactttcatgttgaaaacattttaatccgagttacggattaaaagatatgattttctaaagattttattaatttctgaaatttatttatttatttaattaattcgaaaaaatgtattaatgacgtcagcatgatgtcatgctgacgtcagcagtcaacaggggttgactgtgtcaaccctgacatgtgggtcccgttcgtcatactctattaacttaattagcctaatcaaagttaattaaccttagttaattaggttaattagtggttagggttaattaaacagaattaattagattaattaaatacttaattaattaattaattaactaattagttaattagttttaattcattttcattttatttttatttttgttttaataaaaaccgttctttttagggggtggggcccccatgtcattggcccaggGCCAAACGGGTGCGGGTCCAATGGGCAGGCGGGCGACGGGCGCCCGTAGCCTACCCGGGGCGgggcgtggccgtgggcgcggcgagGGCGGTCGGCGCAGGCCACCGGGGCACAGTGGGGCGCCGGCCAACGGTCGCCGGCGCAAGGTCGAGGCAAGGCACGGCCAAGAGGGAACGGGGCCGCAACCGGGGCTAGCGGCGTCCAAGACGGAGGGTCGAGCGGTCCGGTGACCGGGGGGAAACGAGGGCGAGGTTCGGGTCGCCGGAGACGGAGCTCCGGCGACGGCGCCGTTCGGGAAGAGGAGAGGATAGGGACCCGGGGGTTCGGTGGCCGGGAGGGGGGAACGAGGGCGCCGTTCGgcgaggggggaaggagagggcacggggggggggggggaggcggcgtGGCCGCGGGTGGCCAGAGCCGGGCGGAGccggggcggagccggcgacggggctccgggcgcggcgtcgttcgggaggggggagagaggggaacgacggagggggagggggcgagctcACATCGGGGCGCGCCGGGTCTATGCGAGCGggctcggtggagggcggtgacgaccggcgaggaggcgggcgggggcgagctcgccggcgtcggggaggcggaGGGGGTCGGGATCGACCCGCGGCGGCGGTTGCTCGTGCttgggggcgacggaggggaggaggggaccccggacggtggagaggaggatgaggggggggggtccgggcggcggtggggcggcgggggccgccggcgaggtggggggggggcgacgggggtctcgccccgatctggatcgggcgaggGAGCAGGGGAGCGTGGGTCGGGgcgcgtgggggggggggaagtgtggggcggctagggtttgccgcggggggtgaggggataagcgaccggcgctgggccgggccaggggggggaatgggccaggggggggaggggggaatgggccagggggaatgggccaggggttttcccttcccccctttttttgtctttcccttttcttttattatttctcttttctgtttttagtttacttaaaatgccaaagcattttaccaaaattagtgcaccccaccataattaggttagctattttagacaacccccgaacatttttagtctttgttttgaaaccttttatctttgcttttgttttgattttgaattcgaaccggtttcgaactaacgcgagtttatccacagtaaccgaggtgacgtggcaacattagtggggattactgtagcataattacccgggcgtcacaattctcctccactacaagaaatctcgtcccgagatttaagagggaagtaaggggaaagttctggttacgatattctaacggatcttctcgacgaAGTTAgttcctttcgttgatgtcttcaatcctttattccgatgcatcatgataaactcgcCACCATTTCTTcgtgaactccatcgtacttacgaataggtaaggggtagcTCTACAATGCAAGGATGTTATAAGtgaaaatcatctgggggtatccccagAATGAACTTATGAGTATCTCGCGAGTTGAACAAAcgacacacatcgagagcaaagtaagacagggcgataagaagtttcaagcggataggcaatcgttcattgcctgaagcagggtgcgaaagggttcagagcaacgggtataagtattgcgtccgataccagaatagatctacaggcaagtggcccgtgaattacatacaaagtcaagcgtgaggaataactttgggaacagggggtgtacaggagagtcaggtttcgatcctgtgaaactgtgggttatgggcccaccatgtggttaaaagtagaaggttggtgacatcttgcacgatcatgtaagcaaggcatgttagaggagagtctgagggtcatgtcggcaacaacataggtaccaagggcgagggacgaagagaaccattttcctgctcgttgaacgaggcggaccaataggcaaggttctcgtccatcggtggttactggaatgtcatcaacaatagtaatagggtcttacttacagagtggtacaacgaggtgcttacctaagcaggggattatcactgcttagattatataggtcacaagaagggtcaaacagacccatggaaaggaaaatgtgatcattaggttaaacagaacaatggaaaggaaaaatgtgtttaaacacatatttcgggggtatatccttcccaaggataagcagagcatgatatccatgacaggatataatgtagaaaaccctttaggtaaggggagagaaatttcatgacattacccatacaacggtgttcggataattgagcaagaaacatttagcattgggcttcggatgttcttgttgaaaatcagagtatcgcagacatgcttcgagatagcattgacatggccttcaggtgaagatcagactttggaatcacgaaggatccatctggaataacttgtagaataagtcttacaatttcctcatggatgaatggataaccttgctgaaaaggaatctatattgataggtcctccagccgggggggggggtgctaggcatgacatcatgttagcgggtcatcaaaggatcaacatcataactcttggaaaggtgtcccaaccatcatatctgaccgagattcagatccgattggtgtcaggatacctgagattcaggatgtctgagaagaaaaggcgcaacacaaatcgttgaaatggcattgcaagcttctcgggaaatgaactatgggagcgggtttctgaagcaatagttcaccattaaaccaaggagaggacaaggaggtgtctggtgaactcaacggcaattcaccgagattcccaaaagatggatttccaccattaagtgaacaatgggataacatttgttagatcaaatgatataaggaagtatgctcgaggaaaacatacacaattaaacactggttgaagggtgcgcccgaagtacgggttgggttgcacgaccaatgttagaatggtgattcaattagcgaaggacttagaatgaactatcgcccattcacttcaaagcaatagggttgttagaagttttgaattcacacgtcatagctccattgtcggtattccggttgaaaacaatacggggaccaaggaatgaacgaagatggcaagaagtattatgatatcaagaattattaagaggtggtgaaattctcaccacattcttgacaaaaagagatggtaatacttccgaggtaaggaagatcaactgctgggtagcagtgatctcaaggtttacacaaaacacgaacaagttgtgttgaacggaaggcaataaggtggtcgatgagaacaggaatcatcgaggggcaaggatggtattacccattatgaattcaattgaattcctggaagagctcataaggttgatgatgaccacgacacaattgtcgagagatttcatgcagatgtagtcaatcagcgacgacatcaagtcaaaggaatgatgaagcaagaggttattggaaccacagttacgacacaaactcgaactcaagcttgttgtttaaggtgaaaggttatgacgaggaaaatcgacgtaaggttagttcatcgtcgaaaattggtgctccgagaataaggaccaggtagcaccgttagaatcgtcacgacaatgatatagccaaacaggctaggaatggcgtgatcgggtaacaaactcgtacttatagaagcttactgaagagttgttgaaccgtagagcggactcggttcagttatcggtgtctttgagtgttcaataactcagagcccgcgaaaaattggaatcagtgggaaggtagcacttgatgaagaactcataaaaagttatgcagttccatgataatctcgagataccaggggggtaatactcgacacaagatcaaagtaaaggttggactggtgtattgatccatagaagacaattgttttaacttgtccgagaaatgagatcaaagaagaacaatcatggtcggaaccacggttgcaaaaggccagatcctagatataagatgaacttataccaagggaataattgattttaaaagaagcttcgatgagaagatgtacatcgtgtccatgggcatgaacgcaaagttcaaggtcgactcccacttctccaatgcacaacctttcattcacttctcgcgctcaatgaagttgtagttttgaaattttatctggcaaaataccagaaaagtacgactcgtgaaaactttcgagttcacacctattaaggaaggcataggttcaacccattggggcatcttagaatcatataccaaatcttcagaagtaattaactcaagctcaaaggcagagcatggttgagaaagcaaaggatacaatttaccaaaggcattatgtatcagaggaaaggctcacaaggttattgaatatgaagggcgttgtcagataaaatccaacaaaggatctggtggtccacaagggatctgacgtgagcatcggtactcaactagaggaagaagaatgcaaggagatcaaattatagaaacaactgactaactcaattgtcaaatgccaaggaattaagatttccaaatcaagggatcagaagcaatgctctgattagggatggataagttgaatagccttagggtacaatcaaagacaattggattggtcgagaaccaattccagttaaaagaatggaagctcagccggaaaggtaatttataaggatcaatgatgattgcgtgtattcgcaacatattgagtcaacagactcaaaatgataatgacaaggaatgtcaataagatttctatacttatgggattaatcataatgaaagcaaacaagaaattccagagcaataggttgctgaggattttcggaatatcggttggtaattcgaagacttttgtgtaacacatgaacaactgaggGATGGGCAGATACTCGATAAATGCgagaatttatttgaaggggtattcgtgtggcaaagaactgctaggcaatAGGCACAacgtattctcggaacaatagagaaaacttcggagtaacttgtaataacaagatcaatgggggaggatcgtatgaatggcaagtgtaagtagttatccataagggtttatcGGTGGTcgagaattgcaaaagcaacgggcacaaggtctcgagagaaaatcggagagtatcttcgaaatcttctggtgcagcaggcgatcatcggtaacaagtggctctccgggagaaagtacttgcgagaacctaaagttagttttgtttttagcgaaatcatttaacccgaatagaagagagctcaaagtcccagagtaaaggtcgaggagtaaaagaccctagtaccacccaatggcgacgtgggcccgtaaggcacacagccaagttagtaaaagttttgtaaagtctagactcgacttcggccaaggagttggaagggggattcctacaggcagtcggctctgataccaacttgtgacgcccccgattcaatcgtacactaatcatgcacgcaaatgtgtacgatcaagatcagggactcacgggaagatatcacaacacaactctacaaataaaaataagtcatacaagcatcataatacaagccaggggccacgagggctcgaatacaagtgctcgatcatagacgagtcagcggaagcaacaatatctgagtacagacataagttaaacaagttgccataagatggctagcacaaactgggatacagatcgaaagaggcgcaggcctcctgcctgggatcctcctaaactactccaggtcgtcgtcagcgggctgcacgtagtagtaggcacctccagtgtagtaggggtcgtcgtcgacggtggcgtctggctcctggactccagcatctggttgcgacaaccagaaagaaag encodes the following:
- the LOC123104645 gene encoding serine/threonine protein phosphatase 2A 57 kDa regulatory subunit B' alpha isoform, which translates into the protein MGAEVEVVATVPPPRKKRTSTTLLHLLQLDNPDGVFVFAAAAAAAGNKLPPPEPEPEAESLIDKIASCCRVFTFADDDDAAERDAKLERLEEVLAAVRSSGKNQPPGLDHLVMVALVKMLAANLFRTMPPPACCPSVLAEAADEEAPSASLLPSWPHLQAVYDVLLAVIAAADAKALRNHVDRPFLTSLLALFASEDPRERDRLKTAYHQLYAKLTPERAFMRRSMSAALLASVHECGGGVAELLEICGSIINGFAVPLKEEHRGFLLRVLLPLHRARWLHAYHRQLVYCVLQFVHKEPGLAGAVVEGILRRWPVTNCQKEVLLIDELEEIVDALDQRQFDALAAPICSRIARCATSCSSQVAERALYVWNNERFLEMASAGGAIGRILPPFVASVEDNLERHWSKCVQQVTASVKALLLQVAPDLYDRCAADLAASRDEADARAAARDARWRRLEAAADANGLSGS